CACCCTGAAGGCTTCGGGCAATGGTCAGAAACTGGTTTACGCAGGACGTACTTTCTCAGCTCTTTTTGATTTCAACTCCGAAACCGGACAAATATCCAACTATATTGACCTGGGTATAGCCGGATATTCGGCTTCTTTCTCCCCCAACTGCCAGTTGCTGTATATAGCCGATGGTACCGGCAGAAAGCTATACCAGTTTGACCTGCTTCGTCCGAATATTCCGGCAACGGCTGTTCAGGTAGGCACAACTTCTTCCATTGGTTTTGGTGATATGCAGATCGGGCCTGACGACCGCATCTATGTAGCACGCTTTGTCTCCAGCTCTTATCTGGGAGTAATTATGCGCCCCAATATACGGGGGGAAGGCTGCGGATATGTGGATGACGGCATCTACTTGGCTGGCAAAATGGGCAAAGGGGGCCTACCCAATTTTCCAAATGACATACTGGGGGAATGCGTATCCTACCCCATAGAAAACGTGAGCCGCTATGATTATCTGTATTTCAAAGAAACTGTTTCGTCAGGCTCTTCGCATTCCGGTGCGGAGCAGGATAAGCCTGCCGGCAAAGAGCTTCCAGCAGGAGCATCTGCACCGCAAAACACTGGCAACAACCATTTACCCGACCATCCTGAACACATGCCGGCATGGGATGATGTCTCTTACACAGAATTGCTGAATCAGGCCCTCTCAGCAACAGAATCCGTCCTCCCGCATAATCAACCGACATTTGATTTTCAGAATGCAGGCACACCGAAAGCCGACCTGCACACATTACCCGACAATATCTCTTCCTCACAGAATACCACACTGGTATTGCACCCCATTCCGGCAAAACAATTCGTTTACGCCCGGTTTGAATCTAACCAATGGTCTTTCCCGGTTACACTTCTCCTGTCCGATGCCAGCGGTAAGGTGGTGCGCAGATATACTCATTCTATATCAGCCACCGGGGATGCCATTCCCCTCACTTTGGACGGATTGTCCAACGGGATGTATTACCTCACAGCCGTATCCGAAAACCATTTCAGCACGGCAAGGTTTATCCTGCTGCCTTAAACGGCCATACCTTAAGATTTTTTAAAAACTCATTTTGGGGGATTTTCCTAAATTGTGATTGCTTTTGAATTAACCCAAAAATCAATTAACCATGGCACTCAGATTAGGCGACATCGTCCCCAACTTTCAGGCAATGACCACCGAAGGTCCGATAGATTTTTACGAATGGATGGGTGACAGCTGGACTGTGCTGTTTTCTCATCCCAAAGACTACACACCGGTCTGTACAACAGAGCTGGGATATATGGCCAAAATCAAAAGCGAGTTTGATAAACGGGGTGTGAAAATTATTGCCGTCAGCGTAGACCCGCTGGAGTCGCATAAGGGCTGGATTCAGGATATCAATGAAACCCAGAACACGCAGGTTAACTATCCGCTGATTGCCGACCCCGACAGAAAAGTGGCTCAGCTGTATGACATGATACACCCCAATGCTTCAGACAACATGACGGTAAGATCGGTGTTTGTGATAGGTCCGGATAAAAGGCTAAAACTATCTATTACCTATCCAGCATCTACCGGCCGAAATTTTGACGAGCTGCTGCGTGTCATTGATTCGCTCCAGCTGACGGCCAAATACAGCGTAGCCACTCCGGTAAACTGGAAGCGGGGTGATGAATGCATCATTGCTCCCTCCGTTCCCGATGAGGAAGCCAAACAGAAATTCCCCAAGGGTTATAAGGTCATCAAGCCTTACCTGCGGGTAACCCCGCAGCCGGATCTGTAAACACTACAGGCATTTCAGCGATCTGCTATCAAACGCCCTGAGAAAGCATATGGAGTGCTGTAACAGGGCGTTTTTTCTTTTCAGGAAATTTTTTCAACTACGTTTTTTTTCTTATCCATCGCAAAACTTTACCATCCTGAACTTCGTAAAACAGGAAAATTAGCGTAAGATCATTATAATAAAGTTTTGCTGAACTTTCTCAGAGATATTAACATTCGGGAGCTTCGTGAAAACAACCTGAAGCTCATCTTCGGACTGGGTGCCCTGGTGTATATTACTTTTGGCATCCTGTTGCATACCGGGAATGTAGAATATCGCGATCCCGTGTGGCTCCGAATGGTTATTCTAACAGTCAGCCTTATCACTCTGGGATTTGCGTTATACTATAAGCCAGCCAGAAAACACTTCATCAATATTCTTTTTGGTATCCTTTATTTGTATAATGCGCATCTGTATTATCTGTTGTTTGCCAACAATTTTGATCCGAACTATAAGCTGGCGCTGCTCATTGTCACCTTTGCGTCCATTTTGTTTATACAGGATAAGCGCCTCAATCTAGCCTATCTGATTATAAACCTGGTCACTCATGCAGCCATTCTGCTAGCCACCAACAGTCTGAGCCCCGAAAATATCAGCGTGGCTCTACTCATATGCACTACCCTCATCATCGGTTATTTCACCAACAGCGAGAGGATTGATGCTTTCCGGCAAATTAAAGACAGAGAGGCCGTACTGAATGCCATTAACAACAACGTGTATCATGGCATTTTCAGGATCAATGGCGAGGATCAAATCATCTATGCAAATGAAAACTTTGCTCACATGCTGGGCTATCGAAGCGTGGAAGAAATATACAATGTAAGTCGCCCGTTTATCTTTATTAGCCAGGATGCTGCCCGCCATGTTAATATCATGAAACGGGAAAAAAAGACTATTAAGAATCTGGAAGTTGAAATTCAAAGCAATCACAAAGGCCCTATATGGGTGCTCCTGAGCCTTACGCCTTTTTTTAATGCAAAAGGGAATCTTACCTGCTATGATGGCGCAATCATTGACATCACCGACCGCAAGTCTGCCGAGAAAGAACTCACTCTCTTTTCTGCCGCTATTGACCATTCCACCGTATGCGTGGCTATAACGGATAAACAGGGATGTATCCGCTATGTAAACCCATTTTTTACGCAGATTACCGGATATACTCCCGATGAACTTTTCGGAACGAAAATCCAGCAGTACCTGCTTCCCGGAGATAAAGGTGTAGAGGAAATGCTGATCAGCCTGAAAGAAGATAGGTTCTGGAAAGGTGAAATCAAACACTACACCAAAGCGGGTAAGTTAGTCACCGAACTAGTGAGCATTGCACCGGTACGTAATAAAGAAGGTCAGATTACCAATTATGTCATCGTTGCCGAAGACATTAGTAAGCGCAAAGAAGCAGAGGAAGAGCTGTTGCGGGCAAAAGAAATGGCGGAAATGGCTTCCAAAACGCAGGAACAGTTCCTCTCTATGGTGAGCCACGAATTGCGCACTCCGATGAATGCTGTCATTGGTTTGACGAATCTTCTGCTGGAAGAAAACCCACGCCCTGATCAGGCAGAAAATCTGAAAATACTGCGCTTTTCCGCCAATAACCTTCTTGCTCTTATCAATGATATTTTAGACCTTTCAAAAATTGAAGCCGGCAAGCTGGACATTGCGCCTAAAGAATTTGAACTCAACCAGGTGCTGAGCCTTATACGCCAAACGCATGGCATTCGGGCTAAGCAGAAGAACCTTGAACTGATTTTGCAGGTCAGCGACAGCATCCCTGCTGTGCTCATCGGAGACGACTTTCGTCTCAGCCAGATATTGAACAACCTGGTATCCAATGCCGTGAAATTCACCGACCAGGGCAAGGTGCAGATCTCTGTCAGCGGGAAAAAAATCACGGACACCTACGCGGAGCTGGAGTTTAGTGTCAGCGATACTGGCATCGGAATACCTGCCGACAAACTTCCACATATTTTTGAGGCCTTTTCACCGGCAAGCATGCACACCAACCGCATTTATGGCGGCACCGGCCTCGGACTGGCCATAACCCGCAAGCTCATTGAACTGCAGGGCGGCTCCATCACCGTCCATAGTGAAGCTGGTAAAGGCACTACATTTACTTTCACCATTCCTTATAAGGTGAGCACCAAAAAATCCCTGCCGCGCCATCAGGAAGTACACGACTACTCTGCATTTAACAGTATCAGGGTATTGCTGGTGGAAGACAACCGTATCAATCAAAAGGTAGCTGTAAAGTTTTTGAAAAAATGGGATGCGCAGGTTGAAATAGCCGAAAACGGCCAGGAAGCTATCAGCAAACTGCAGAGCGATGCGTTTGACCTTGTGCTCATGGACCTGCAAATGCCGGTAATGGATG
The Chitinophagales bacterium genome window above contains:
- a CDS encoding peroxidase, whose protein sequence is MALRLGDIVPNFQAMTTEGPIDFYEWMGDSWTVLFSHPKDYTPVCTTELGYMAKIKSEFDKRGVKIIAVSVDPLESHKGWIQDINETQNTQVNYPLIADPDRKVAQLYDMIHPNASDNMTVRSVFVIGPDKRLKLSITYPASTGRNFDELLRVIDSLQLTAKYSVATPVNWKRGDECIIAPSVPDEEAKQKFPKGYKVIKPYLRVTPQPDL